In Sphingomonas sp. SUN019, one genomic interval encodes:
- the phoB gene encoding phosphate regulon transcriptional regulator PhoB, with translation MARARMLLVEDDSSLAELLIWHFKREDFEIAHTIDGEEALLLAREKVPDIVLLDWMVEGISGIEVCRRLRRTPETQNVPIIMLTARGEEEDRVRGLETGADDYVTKPFSPRELVARVGAVLRRVRPGLAGESLIYGDLEMDTVGHKVRRSGEFIPLGPTEFRLLKHFLEHPGWVFSRERLLDAVWGHDSDIESRTVDVHIRRLRKAINDGGRPDIIRTVRSAGYALDSGA, from the coding sequence ATGGCACGCGCCCGTATGTTGTTGGTTGAGGATGATTCCAGCCTCGCCGAACTGTTGATCTGGCATTTCAAGCGCGAGGATTTTGAGATCGCGCACACGATCGATGGGGAGGAGGCGCTGCTGCTGGCGCGCGAAAAGGTGCCCGACATCGTCCTGCTCGACTGGATGGTCGAAGGGATTTCGGGAATCGAGGTCTGCCGCCGGCTGCGCCGCACGCCCGAAACGCAGAACGTGCCGATCATCATGCTCACCGCGCGTGGTGAAGAGGAAGATCGCGTCCGTGGGCTCGAGACGGGCGCGGACGATTACGTCACCAAGCCGTTTTCGCCGCGCGAACTGGTCGCGCGCGTCGGCGCGGTGCTGCGGCGGGTACGGCCAGGGCTTGCAGGCGAATCGCTGATCTACGGTGATCTCGAGATGGATACTGTCGGGCACAAGGTCCGTCGTTCGGGCGAATTCATCCCGCTCGGACCGACCGAATTCCGCCTGCTGAAGCATTTCCTGGAGCATCCCGGCTGGGTGTTCTCGCGCGAGCGTCTGCTCGACGCGGTATGGGGCCATGACAGCGATATCGAGAGCCGGACGGTCGACGTTCACATCCGTCGGCTACGCAAGGCGATCAACGACGGCGGACGTCCCGACATCATCCGCACCGTACGTTCGGCCGGTTACGCACTCGATTCGGGCGCGTAA
- the phoU gene encoding phosphate signaling complex protein PhoU has protein sequence MATGQEHTVKAFDNDIGEIRGLISQMGGLAEEAIAGAMKALQRGDLELAAQVKADDKKIDAIEAEVEKMAVRIIALRAPMANDLREVVAALKIAAVVERIGDYAKNIAKRVPMIESEHRIEPISILPAMAKMASEMVHDILDAFAARDADAAIEIVERDNALDDFYDSIFRTLVTHMVENPKTISQVAHLLFVAKNLERIGDHATNVAEMVYFAATGTQMADREKPEYD, from the coding sequence ATGGCGACCGGCCAGGAACATACCGTCAAGGCGTTCGACAACGACATCGGGGAAATCCGCGGGCTCATCAGCCAGATGGGTGGACTGGCCGAGGAAGCGATCGCGGGCGCGATGAAGGCTTTGCAGCGCGGCGACCTGGAACTCGCCGCGCAGGTAAAGGCCGACGACAAGAAGATCGACGCGATCGAGGCCGAGGTCGAGAAAATGGCGGTGCGCATCATCGCGTTGCGCGCCCCGATGGCGAACGACCTGCGCGAAGTCGTCGCCGCGCTGAAGATCGCCGCAGTGGTCGAGCGGATCGGCGATTACGCCAAGAACATCGCGAAGCGCGTGCCGATGATCGAGAGCGAACACCGTATCGAGCCGATCTCGATACTGCCCGCGATGGCGAAGATGGCGTCGGAAATGGTCCACGACATCCTCGACGCCTTCGCCGCTCGCGACGCGGACGCCGCGATCGAGATCGTCGAACGCGACAATGCGCTGGACGATTTCTACGACAGCATCTTCCGCACGCTCGTCACGCACATGGTCGAAAATCCGAAAACGATCAGTCAGGTCGCGCATTTGCTGTTCGTTGCGAAGAACCTTGAACGCATCGGCGATCATGCGACGAACGTCGCCGAAATGGTTTATTTCGCTGCGACCGGCACACAGATGGCCGATCGCGAAAAGCCCGAATACGACTGA
- the pstB gene encoding phosphate ABC transporter ATP-binding protein PstB: MINDAPKMTADHVNVFYGAKQAINDVSIKVYQDNVTAFIGPSGCGKSTFLRTLNRMNDTVASARVEGNIQLDGEDIYSKDMDVVQLRARVGMVFQKPNPFPKSIYENVAYGPRIHGLATGKAELDRIVEQSLRRAGLWDEVKDRLTDSGTALSGGQQQRLCIARAIAVDPEVILMDEPCSALDPIATAKIEELIHELRGRYAIVIVTHNMQQAARVSQKTAFFHLGQLVEYGDTSDIFTNPRQERTKDYITGRYG; encoded by the coding sequence ATGATCAACGACGCGCCCAAGATGACCGCCGATCACGTCAACGTGTTCTATGGCGCGAAGCAGGCGATCAACGACGTCTCGATCAAGGTGTATCAGGACAATGTCACCGCCTTCATCGGCCCCAGCGGCTGCGGGAAATCCACGTTCCTGCGCACGCTGAACCGGATGAACGACACGGTCGCCAGCGCGCGGGTCGAGGGCAATATCCAGCTCGACGGCGAGGATATCTATTCGAAGGACATGGACGTGGTGCAGCTGCGCGCGCGTGTCGGCATGGTGTTCCAGAAGCCTAATCCGTTCCCCAAATCGATCTACGAGAACGTCGCCTACGGCCCGCGCATCCACGGGCTGGCCACGGGCAAGGCCGAACTCGACCGGATCGTCGAACAGTCGCTGCGCCGCGCCGGGCTGTGGGACGAGGTCAAGGACCGCCTGACCGACAGCGGCACCGCACTGTCGGGCGGGCAGCAGCAGCGGCTGTGCATCGCGCGCGCGATCGCGGTCGACCCGGAGGTGATCCTGATGGACGAGCCGTGCAGCGCGCTCGATCCGATCGCCACCGCCAAGATCGAGGAACTGATCCACGAACTGCGCGGCCGCTATGCGATCGTCATCGTCACGCACAATATGCAGCAGGCGGCGCGCGTCAGCCAGAAGACCGCCTTCTTCCACCTCGGCCAATTGGTCGAATACGGCGATACGTCAGACATCTTCACGAACCCGCGCCAGGAGCGCACCAAGGACTATATCACCGGCCGCTACGGCTGA
- the pstA gene encoding phosphate ABC transporter permease PstA, translated as MNKPAPAAPERAPTNWTTAAMQRRIRGRYAAERRFRMLGLGAIIVSASFLAFLLISMFSQGASGFTETRVALPIDFAKSGMALDPERLRGPGADLALSGAGLEGVVDTAAGAAFGAVGGSDILSDGAWVRVRDAVKADPSLLGRSAAIEVPVSSAIDVAAKGNGAPEAEAVVAKLGDRLSRGLNFDFFGGADSTDATRVGIWGALKGSLLTMLVTLALAFPIGVLSALYLEEYAPKNRWTDLIEVSINNLAAVPSIIFGLLGLAVFLGTFGLPRSAPIVGGLTLALMTMPVIVIAGRNAIKAVPPSIRDAALGVGASPVQVVFHHVLPLALPGILTGTIIGMARALGETAPLLMIGMRAFIAAPPDGFRDPATVLPVQIFLWSDEVSRGFVEKTSAAIIVLLVFLLAMNGVAIYLRNKFETRW; from the coding sequence ATGAATAAGCCCGCGCCCGCCGCGCCGGAACGCGCCCCGACCAACTGGACGACCGCCGCGATGCAGCGGCGTATCCGTGGTCGCTATGCCGCGGAACGCCGGTTCCGGATGCTCGGGCTGGGCGCGATCATCGTGTCCGCCTCGTTCCTGGCGTTCCTGCTCATCTCGATGTTTTCGCAAGGCGCGAGCGGGTTCACCGAAACGCGCGTGGCGCTGCCGATCGACTTCGCGAAGTCGGGCATGGCGCTAGACCCGGAACGCCTGCGCGGTCCGGGCGCCGACCTCGCACTCTCGGGCGCCGGTCTGGAAGGCGTCGTCGACACCGCCGCCGGAGCCGCGTTCGGCGCGGTCGGCGGGTCTGACATCCTGTCCGACGGGGCGTGGGTGCGCGTGCGCGATGCGGTGAAGGCCGACCCCTCATTGCTGGGCCGCAGCGCCGCTATCGAAGTGCCGGTATCGAGCGCGATCGACGTCGCCGCCAAGGGCAATGGTGCGCCAGAGGCCGAAGCGGTGGTCGCGAAGCTCGGCGACCGCCTGTCGCGCGGGCTGAATTTCGACTTCTTCGGCGGCGCGGATTCGACCGATGCGACCCGCGTCGGCATCTGGGGCGCGTTGAAGGGATCGTTGCTGACGATGCTCGTCACGCTCGCGCTCGCCTTCCCGATCGGCGTGCTGTCGGCGCTGTACCTCGAGGAATATGCGCCGAAGAATCGCTGGACCGATCTGATCGAGGTGTCGATCAACAATCTCGCCGCGGTGCCGTCGATCATTTTCGGCTTGCTGGGACTGGCCGTTTTCCTCGGCACCTTCGGCCTGCCGCGTTCCGCCCCGATCGTCGGCGGGCTGACGCTGGCGCTGATGACGATGCCCGTCATCGTCATCGCCGGGCGCAACGCGATCAAGGCCGTGCCGCCATCGATCCGCGACGCGGCGCTGGGCGTCGGGGCCAGCCCGGTGCAGGTAGTCTTCCACCACGTCCTGCCGCTCGCGCTTCCCGGCATCCTGACCGGCACGATCATCGGCATGGCGCGTGCGCTGGGCGAAACCGCGCCGCTGCTGATGATCGGAATGCGCGCGTTCATCGCCGCCCCGCCGGACGGCTTCCGCGATCCCGCGACCGTCCTGCCGGTACAGATCTTCCTGTGGTCGGACGAGGTCAGCCGCGGTTTCGTCGAAAAGACCAGCGCCGCGATCATCGTGCTGCTCGTCTTCCTGCTCGCGATGAACGGCGTCGCCATCTACCTCCGCAACAAATTCGAGACCCGCTGGTGA
- the pstC gene encoding phosphate ABC transporter permease subunit PstC, which yields MSASALLFLVVALGLIGWLSGRARAARFRKGSRERFSSLTGHYGWWVALCTVLPPLIFLAVWAFTSPALVTDAVLATPAAAQLPPPGFERASILSEARNLARGDAYGAFNQLSNTLAPAYASAQSRYDWIATALSVLLAFAGGAFAFLRVAPRFSARTQVERVVMVLLLAASLIAILTTIGIVASLVFESARFFRIVPVADFLFGTHWSPQVIDARDPGASLGAVPLFWGTFFIGAVIAMLVAIPFGLMSAIYLTQYAKPNTRKWMKPLLEILAGVPTVVYGYFAALTVAPAVRDFAVALGVSWASSESALAAGLVMGVMIIPFVSSMADDSLAAVPSSMRDGSLAMGATPSETIKKVLVPAALPGVVGGVLLAVSRAIGETMIVVMAASGVATLTLNPFASTTTVTKQIVDLLTGEAAFDSAKTLAAFALGLTLFIVTLLLNVVALMVVKRYREAYE from the coding sequence ATGTCTGCCTCCGCGCTCCTTTTCCTCGTCGTCGCGCTCGGCCTGATCGGCTGGCTCAGTGGGCGGGCGCGCGCGGCGCGCTTCCGCAAAGGATCGCGCGAGCGGTTCAGTTCGCTGACCGGGCATTACGGCTGGTGGGTCGCGCTCTGCACCGTCCTGCCGCCGCTGATCTTCCTCGCGGTCTGGGCCTTCACCTCGCCCGCGCTGGTCACCGATGCCGTCTTGGCGACCCCCGCCGCGGCGCAACTTCCCCCGCCGGGGTTCGAACGCGCGTCGATCCTGTCGGAGGCGCGCAATCTCGCCCGCGGCGACGCTTATGGCGCGTTCAACCAGCTCTCGAACACGCTTGCCCCGGCCTATGCCTCGGCGCAATCGCGCTACGACTGGATCGCGACCGCCTTGTCGGTGCTGCTGGCCTTCGCAGGCGGCGCGTTCGCGTTCCTGCGCGTCGCGCCGCGCTTTTCGGCGCGCACGCAGGTCGAACGCGTCGTCATGGTGCTCCTGCTCGCCGCCTCGCTGATCGCGATCCTCACTACGATCGGCATCGTCGCCAGCCTGGTGTTCGAAAGCGCGCGGTTCTTCCGGATCGTGCCGGTGGCCGATTTCCTGTTCGGCACGCATTGGAGCCCGCAGGTCATCGACGCGCGCGATCCGGGCGCGAGCCTTGGCGCGGTGCCGCTGTTCTGGGGCACGTTCTTTATCGGCGCGGTCATCGCGATGCTGGTCGCGATCCCGTTCGGCCTGATGAGCGCGATCTACCTGACGCAATACGCCAAGCCGAACACGCGCAAGTGGATGAAACCACTGCTGGAAATTCTCGCGGGCGTCCCGACCGTGGTGTACGGCTATTTCGCCGCGCTGACCGTTGCGCCGGCGGTGCGCGATTTTGCGGTCGCGCTCGGGGTCAGTTGGGCGTCGTCCGAAAGCGCGCTCGCTGCGGGACTGGTGATGGGCGTGATGATCATCCCGTTCGTCTCGTCGATGGCCGACGATTCGCTCGCTGCCGTGCCATCTTCGATGCGAGACGGCAGTCTGGCGATGGGCGCGACGCCTTCGGAGACGATCAAGAAAGTGCTGGTTCCCGCCGCCTTGCCCGGTGTGGTCGGCGGCGTGCTGCTCGCCGTGTCGCGCGCGATCGGCGAGACAATGATCGTGGTCATGGCCGCATCCGGCGTCGCGACGCTGACGCTGAACCCCTTCGCCAGCACCACCACCGTCACCAAGCAGATCGTCGACCTGCTGACCGGCGAAGCGGCGTTCGACAGCGCCAAGACGCTCGCCGCCTTCGCGCTGGGGCTGACCTTGTTCATCGTCACGTTGCTCCTAAACGTCGTCGCGCTGATGGTCGTGAAACGCTATCGGGAGGCGTATGAATAA
- a CDS encoding substrate-binding domain-containing protein yields the protein MIRASALAAMSMLALAACHDQAGGGGAGSRDQIKAVGSSTVYPFTTIVAEQYLSNNPGAKPPVIESTGTGGGMKLFCAGVGANHPDIANASRRMKKGEFETCAKNDVGAVLEIQVGIDGLAFVEAKNGPKMALTTTDIYRALAAAPDGKPNTARTWRDVNPALPATPIQVYGPPSTSGTRDALAELILTKGCEANDPAVKSLDTDAKEARCIRVREDGPYVDAGENDNLIVQKLQSNPNAIGIFGYSYLEENANAVNGVAVNGVVPTYEAIADGSYPGARPLYIYVKKAHLNAIPGLKRFLIQYARLWDRDGPLVRRGLIAAPADVQAKSAAIIRDETPLDGAALH from the coding sequence ATGATTCGCGCCAGCGCGCTTGCCGCCATGTCGATGCTCGCGCTCGCCGCCTGCCACGATCAGGCGGGCGGCGGCGGCGCAGGATCACGCGACCAGATAAAGGCGGTCGGATCGTCGACGGTCTATCCCTTCACCACGATCGTCGCCGAACAATATCTGTCGAACAATCCGGGCGCGAAGCCGCCGGTGATCGAATCGACCGGCACTGGCGGCGGCATGAAATTGTTCTGCGCGGGCGTCGGCGCGAATCATCCCGACATCGCCAACGCATCGCGCCGGATGAAGAAGGGCGAGTTCGAAACCTGCGCGAAGAACGATGTCGGCGCGGTGCTCGAAATCCAGGTCGGGATCGACGGGCTGGCCTTCGTCGAGGCGAAGAACGGGCCGAAAATGGCTTTGACCACGACCGACATTTATCGCGCGCTGGCCGCCGCGCCCGATGGCAAGCCCAACACCGCGCGGACATGGCGCGACGTGAACCCCGCGCTGCCCGCAACCCCGATCCAGGTTTACGGCCCGCCATCGACCAGCGGCACTCGGGACGCGCTGGCCGAACTGATCCTGACCAAGGGCTGCGAGGCGAACGACCCCGCGGTGAAGTCGCTCGACACCGACGCGAAAGAGGCGCGCTGCATCCGCGTGCGAGAGGACGGGCCGTATGTCGACGCAGGCGAGAACGACAATCTGATCGTCCAGAAACTGCAGTCGAACCCCAATGCGATCGGCATCTTCGGCTACAGCTACTTGGAAGAGAATGCGAATGCGGTGAACGGCGTCGCGGTGAACGGCGTCGTGCCGACCTATGAGGCGATCGCCGACGGCAGCTATCCGGGCGCGCGGCCGCTCTACATCTACGTCAAGAAGGCGCATCTGAACGCGATTCCTGGGCTGAAGCGCTTCCTGATTCAATATGCCCGGCTGTGGGACCGTGACGGGCCGCTGGTGCGACGCGGGCTGATCGCGGCCCCCGCCGACGTGCAGGCGAAATCGGCCGCGATCATCCGCGACGAAACTCCGCTCGACGGCGCGGCGCTTCACTGA
- a CDS encoding ATP-binding protein: MLEGITFRTWLGAAIVAITAGIVFVLFDVQAALLMLAGGVAALLTATSGDDRTAPDDRVVMPDEPTTPTDAILEAIVEPVLLVRDSRVAFANSAAKTLLGAHIVGEDARTAIRHPAAAGHLLDQRVGDVLQPIELVGLGTLDQRWEMRVAALTDGTRVVHLIDRTGSYAAERMRVDFVANASHELRTPLSSILGYVETLADAAGEEPETRARFLKIVLDEAHRMERLVEDLMSLSRIEAEKFRLPDATVDLSELIDEVQAELVDAHDGRGRDVTVDVANTIPLVTGDRVQLSQLLHNLIGNAMKYGKAGTPIRVTLTADASRTIRLVVTDEGDGIAPEHLPRLTERFYRVDPGRSRSLGGTGLGLAIVKHIVERHRGRFDIASTLGQGTRVTVTLRGVEAVSAASVIKA, from the coding sequence GTGTTAGAGGGAATCACGTTCCGGACCTGGCTTGGGGCCGCCATCGTCGCGATCACCGCGGGGATCGTCTTCGTCCTGTTCGATGTCCAGGCGGCCTTGCTGATGCTCGCGGGCGGAGTCGCGGCATTGCTGACCGCGACCAGCGGCGACGACCGCACCGCACCCGACGATCGCGTCGTGATGCCGGACGAGCCGACGACGCCGACCGACGCCATACTGGAGGCGATCGTCGAGCCGGTGCTGCTGGTCCGCGACAGCCGCGTCGCCTTCGCCAACAGCGCGGCGAAGACGTTGCTCGGCGCGCATATCGTCGGCGAGGATGCGCGCACCGCGATCCGCCATCCCGCTGCGGCCGGGCATCTGCTCGACCAGCGCGTGGGGGACGTGCTGCAACCGATCGAACTGGTCGGGCTCGGCACGCTAGACCAGCGCTGGGAAATGCGCGTCGCGGCACTGACCGACGGCACGCGCGTCGTCCACCTGATCGATCGCACCGGCAGCTATGCGGCGGAACGGATGCGCGTCGATTTCGTCGCCAACGCCAGCCACGAACTGCGCACGCCGCTGTCGTCGATCCTCGGCTATGTCGAAACGCTCGCCGACGCCGCGGGGGAAGAGCCCGAAACCCGCGCGCGGTTCCTGAAGATCGTGCTGGACGAGGCGCACCGGATGGAGCGGCTGGTCGAGGATCTGATGAGCCTGTCGCGCATCGAGGCGGAGAAATTCCGCCTGCCGGACGCGACCGTCGACCTGTCCGAACTGATCGACGAAGTGCAAGCCGAACTGGTCGACGCGCACGACGGCCGCGGGCGCGACGTGACGGTCGATGTCGCGAACACGATCCCGCTGGTGACGGGGGACCGGGTGCAATTGTCGCAATTGCTCCACAATCTGATCGGCAATGCGATGAAATACGGCAAGGCGGGCACGCCGATCCGCGTGACGCTGACCGCCGATGCGTCGCGCACGATCCGGCTGGTGGTGACGGACGAGGGCGACGGCATCGCACCCGAGCATCTGCCCAGGCTGACCGAGCGCTTCTACCGCGTCGATCCGGGTCGCAGCCGCTCGCTCGGCGGCACCGGGCTCGGGCTCGCGATCGTCAAGCATATCGTCGAGCGCCACCGTGGTCGCTTCGATATCGCCAGCACATTGGGTCAAGGCACACGCGTCACCGTGACGCTTCGCGGCGTAGAGGCCGTTTCGGCCGCGTCTGTCATCAAGGCGTAA
- a CDS encoding HPr-rel-A system PqqD family peptide chaperone, producing MPATRWRAPPADGLRIVPLDDIVAIYHRASATTHLVVSPVPELLDELAGRWRTADEIEAAFDLVDGGRDALIARLDELGEAGLVEAA from the coding sequence GTGCCCGCGACGCGGTGGCGCGCGCCGCCCGCGGACGGCCTGCGCATCGTGCCGCTGGACGATATCGTCGCGATTTATCACCGCGCGTCGGCGACGACGCATCTCGTCGTGTCGCCCGTTCCCGAATTGCTCGACGAACTGGCAGGCCGGTGGCGGACGGCGGACGAGATCGAGGCGGCGTTCGACCTGGTCGACGGCGGGCGCGACGCGCTGATCGCGCGACTCGACGAACTGGGGGAAGCCGGGCTAGTCGAGGCGGCATGA
- a CDS encoding HprK-related kinase A, whose product MRHDFAVRIGPAGFRIGSDWRAPIDQLRTLYAGYPAPADGIADFTVRLEAVRPWRRFIRPSIRLTGDHELPDALPLPLSQGLLAAEMGMNLQMALGQRRFLLLHASAVERDGRAIVMTGESGAGKSTLAALLQARGWRLMGDEFALLDPVTGLVHAFPRLVSLKNEAIAVARAALPAAMFGPLIAGTPKGDIRHLVPDARAIAMMDTPATSALLLFPRFGSVAEQRPVGAGEAFVRLTQASTNYVALGERGFDALTRFVSTVPMAAIDYPDMASAARMIEDLVR is encoded by the coding sequence ATGAGGCATGACTTTGCGGTGCGGATCGGCCCCGCGGGGTTTCGCATAGGATCGGACTGGCGCGCGCCGATCGACCAATTGCGCACGCTGTACGCCGGTTATCCCGCCCCCGCCGACGGCATCGCCGACTTCACCGTCCGGCTTGAGGCGGTGCGGCCGTGGCGGCGCTTTATCCGTCCGTCGATCCGCCTGACCGGCGATCACGAACTGCCCGACGCCTTGCCGTTGCCGCTGTCGCAGGGGCTGCTCGCGGCCGAGATGGGCATGAACCTGCAGATGGCGCTGGGGCAGCGGCGCTTCCTGCTGCTCCATGCCTCGGCGGTCGAGCGCGACGGGCGCGCGATCGTGATGACGGGCGAATCGGGCGCGGGGAAATCGACGCTCGCTGCGTTGCTTCAGGCGCGCGGCTGGCGGCTGATGGGCGACGAATTCGCGTTGCTCGATCCAGTGACGGGGCTGGTCCACGCTTTTCCGCGGCTGGTGAGTCTGAAGAACGAAGCGATTGCGGTGGCGCGTGCGGCCTTGCCCGCGGCCATGTTCGGTCCGTTGATCGCGGGAACGCCGAAGGGCGACATCCGGCATCTTGTGCCCGACGCGCGCGCGATCGCGATGATGGACACGCCCGCCACCTCCGCCTTGCTGCTGTTCCCGCGCTTCGGCAGCGTTGCCGAACAGCGGCCTGTAGGGGCGGGGGAGGCGTTCGTGCGGCTGACGCAGGCGTCGACCAACTACGTCGCGTTGGGCGAACGCGGGTTCGACGCGCTGACCCGCTTCGTCTCGACCGTGCCGATGGCGGCGATCGACTATCCCGACATGGCTTCCGCCGCGCGGATGATCGAGGATCTGGTGCGGTGA
- a CDS encoding nucleotidyltransferase family protein, whose product MSDATLLVRTLTDPGTCLTLDPAGWAELLTMARAEQLIGSLAHRLNGLAVPPRAAAILEDARADAAEGRRHALWEAEMARRALTPLGCPVVLLKGTAFVAAGLDAGQGRSIGDLDILVPRASLDAVEAALLAAGWEWVKPDPYDDDYYRRWMHELPPLIHRERDWMIDVHHTILPPTARITPDPAKLLAAAEPLEGGLSILSQEDMVVHAAIHLFADGDLSGGLRNLWDIDRLLREFSDRDDSFWLKLAARAAEHEAGAVVARAARQANDLYGTPIPDDWRQRDALDPLIRRRLLARDGWGRAIWPVTRLGFYVRSHWMRMPPAMLARHLWIKARRRDGS is encoded by the coding sequence GTGAGCGACGCGACCCTGCTCGTCCGCACGCTCACCGATCCGGGGACGTGCCTGACGCTCGATCCCGCCGGATGGGCCGAGTTGCTGACGATGGCGCGCGCGGAGCAATTGATTGGCAGCCTTGCGCATCGACTGAACGGCCTGGCCGTCCCGCCGCGCGCCGCCGCGATCCTTGAGGATGCGCGCGCCGATGCCGCCGAAGGTCGTCGCCACGCCTTGTGGGAAGCGGAGATGGCGCGGCGGGCGCTGACGCCGCTCGGCTGCCCGGTCGTGCTGTTGAAGGGCACGGCGTTCGTCGCTGCGGGGCTCGACGCGGGGCAGGGGCGGTCGATCGGTGATCTCGATATCCTCGTGCCGCGTGCGTCGCTCGATGCGGTGGAGGCGGCGCTGCTCGCGGCGGGCTGGGAGTGGGTAAAGCCCGATCCCTATGACGACGATTACTATCGCCGCTGGATGCACGAACTGCCGCCGCTGATCCACCGCGAGCGCGACTGGATGATCGACGTCCACCATACGATCCTTCCCCCCACGGCCCGGATCACGCCCGACCCCGCGAAGCTGCTGGCGGCAGCCGAACCGCTGGAGGGCGGGCTTTCGATCCTGTCGCAGGAGGATATGGTCGTCCACGCGGCGATCCATCTGTTCGCGGACGGCGACCTGTCGGGGGGGCTGCGCAACCTGTGGGATATCGACCGGCTGCTGCGCGAGTTCTCGGACCGCGACGACTCCTTCTGGCTGAAACTCGCCGCGCGCGCCGCGGAGCATGAGGCGGGCGCGGTCGTGGCGCGGGCGGCGCGGCAGGCGAACGATCTGTACGGCACGCCGATCCCCGACGACTGGCGCCAGCGCGACGCGCTCGATCCGCTGATCCGGCGGCGGTTGCTGGCGCGCGACGGCTGGGGACGCGCGATCTGGCCGGTCACGCGATTGGGCTTCTACGTCCGCTCGCATTGGATGCGGATGCCGCCCGCGATGCTGGCGCGGCATCTGTGGATCAAGGCGCGACGGCGCGACGGCTCCTGA
- a CDS encoding HAD-IA family hydrolase: MTSFRFDIVGFDLDGTLLDTSGDLAAAVNHALASIGRTPLTVEQVKPMIGGGARHMLAQGLAATGGCDEAELDRLHDLLLGYYEANICVHTAPYPGVIAALDALAELGPKLAVVTNKKEAFALSVLRAVGLIDRFDCILGGDALGPGRGKPAPDLIEAMVARCGGGRAVFVGDSIYDVTAAHAAGLPAIACSFGFVTGPVAELGADAIIDHFDELLPVLNRI, encoded by the coding sequence ATGACCAGCTTTCGCTTCGATATCGTCGGGTTCGATCTCGACGGGACATTGCTCGACACCAGCGGCGATCTCGCCGCGGCGGTGAACCATGCGTTGGCCTCGATCGGTCGCACGCCGCTGACCGTCGAACAGGTGAAGCCGATGATCGGCGGCGGCGCGCGGCATATGCTGGCGCAGGGATTGGCGGCGACGGGCGGATGCGACGAGGCGGAGCTCGACCGGCTGCACGACCTGCTGCTCGGCTACTATGAGGCGAACATCTGTGTCCACACCGCGCCATACCCTGGCGTGATCGCAGCGCTGGATGCGCTGGCCGAATTGGGGCCAAAACTGGCGGTCGTGACGAACAAGAAGGAAGCCTTCGCGCTGTCGGTATTGCGCGCGGTCGGACTGATCGACCGCTTCGACTGCATCTTAGGCGGCGATGCGCTCGGCCCGGGCAGAGGCAAGCCCGCACCCGACCTGATCGAGGCGATGGTCGCGCGATGCGGCGGGGGACGTGCGGTGTTCGTCGGCGATTCGATCTATGACGTCACGGCGGCGCACGCGGCGGGACTGCCGGCGATCGCGTGCAGCTTCGGCTTCGTGACGGGTCCGGTCGCGGAGTTGGGTGCGGACGCGATCATCGATCACTTCGACGAACTGCTACCCGTGCTGAACCGCATATGA